In the genome of Dioscorea cayenensis subsp. rotundata cultivar TDr96_F1 chromosome 1, TDr96_F1_v2_PseudoChromosome.rev07_lg8_w22 25.fasta, whole genome shotgun sequence, one region contains:
- the LOC120260268 gene encoding protein FREE1 produces the protein MQPSGDFTSYYPYPYPPPPPPPPAAAAAPISNPNPAHSPNPSPNPISNPSEFQPSNPPVHSTFASAPPYSHYPAADYPSSAAPNLPPSAPSYSQPQSQSQFSTYQSYNPSSLIPDQSLTYPHLQPPAYYQQDSPSLAGSYAPPPNPNPSANPVPNTNQNPFFPSPYPSFENPYESSTRYDPGMTDFYEKKPENGFPNNWGGDDSFLNEGAYRYDGGRTEPYGARGTGGSARSSSVAFDDYGRSLSFGSSSRDGGSGAKIVRAVPKADAQQDVKSGVQKFRVKLLAEGAGSNIDVLCQIGLDGIRMLDPGNYRTLRIYPLETVTRWEVLDSSIFAFWAKSSVDIEPRRIRLKSNSYTTSTILDTVTAASVQLKEMGGRLVPSRSGGATDAGKQSDQQTEKKKGLMDWMNMIKPPNEEKDHWVPDEAVTKCASCGADFNAFVRKHHCRNCGDIFCDKCTHGRIALTADETAQPVRVCDRCMAEVTQRLNNAKEAASRPGLQSHEDLAKKLQEEMERNRKSSAGSKSDGGSTKRMREVACPICTVHLQVQVPATGSETIECGVCQHPFLVSSH, from the exons ATGCAACCCAGCGGCGATTTCACCTCCTACTATCCCTACCcttatcctcctcctcctcctcctcctcctgctgctgctgctgctccaATCTCAAACCCTAACCCAGCACATAGCCCCAATCCAAGCCCCAATCCAATCTCCAATCCAAGTGAATTCCAGCCTTCTAATCCGCCGGTGCACTCCACCTTCGCCTCTGCTCCGCCGTACTCCCACTACCCTGCCGCCGATTACCCATCCTCTGCCGCCCCCAATCTGCCCCCTTCCGCTCCCTCCTATTCCCAGCCTCAATCCCAATCTCAATTTTCTACATATCAATCCTATAATCCATCGTCTTTGATTCCTGATCAGTCCTTAACCTATCCCCACCTCCAGCCACCTGCATATTATCAGCAAGATTCGCCTTCGTTGGCTGGGAGCTATGCACcacctccaaaccctaaccctagcgcCAATCCCGTCCCGAACACCAATCAAAACCCTTTCTTTCCTTCGCCCTATCCATCGTTTGAGAATCCTTATGAGAGTTCCACACGTTATGACCCCGGCATGACTGATTTCTATGAGAAGAAGCCTGAGAATGGTTTCCCCAATAATTGGGGTGGAGATGATAGTTTTCTCAATGAAGGTGCTTATCGTTATGATGGGGGGAGGACAGAGCCTTATGGAGCGAGGGGAACTGGAGGATCTGCGAGATCGTCGTCAGTGGCTTTTGATGATTATGGGAGGTCATTGAGCTTTGGTTCTAGTTCGAGGGATGGAGGGAGCGGAGCGAAGATTGTTAGGGCAGTGCCCAAGGCAGATGCACAGCAGGATGTGAAGAGCGGGGTGCAGAAGTTCCGGGTGAAGCTGTTGGCTGAAGGTGCAGGAAGTAACATAGATGTCCTTTGCCAG ATTGGCTTGGATGGAATTCGCATGCTCGATCCAGGAAACTATAGGACATTGAGGATTTACCCTTTGGAAACAGTGACCAGATGGGAA GTGTTGGATTCATCTATATTTGCATTTTGGGCTAAAAGCTCTGTTGACATTGAACCAAGGCGCATAAGACTGAAATCAAACAGCTATACCACCAGTACGATTCTTGACACTGTGACAGCTGCAAGCGTGCAG CTCAAGGAGATGGGTGGAAGACTTGTCCCTAGTCGAAGTGGAGGAGCCACTGATGCTGGAAAGCAATCTGATCAGCAAactgaaaaaaagaaaggtcTAATGGACTGGATGAACATGATAAAGCCTCCAAATGAGGAGAAAGACCATTGG GTCCCTGATGAGGCAGTTACTAAATGTGCATCATGCGGAGCTGATTTTAATGCTTTTGTGCGCAAG CATCACTGCCGGAATTGTGGTGACATATTCTGTGACAAGTGCACTCATGGTAGAATTGCTCTAACTGCTGATGAGACCGCACAACCAGTACGAGTTTGTGATAGATGCATG GCTGAAGTGACTCAAAGGTTGAATAATGCAAAGGAAGCTGCCAGCAGACCTGGACTTCAGAGTCATGAGGACCTTGCTAAAAAGCTCCAG GAGGAAATGGAGAGAAATCGCAAGTCATCTGCTG GCTCCAAGTCTGATGGTGGGTCCACTAAACGGATGAGGGAAGTTGCATGCCCTATTTGCACTGTCCATCTTCAg GTACAAGTTCCAGCCACTGGTTCTGAAACCATTGAATGCGGAGTCTGCCAGCACCCTTTCCTCGTCAGCTCCCATTAA